In Triticum aestivum cultivar Chinese Spring chromosome 5B, IWGSC CS RefSeq v2.1, whole genome shotgun sequence, the following proteins share a genomic window:
- the LOC123113417 gene encoding mitogen-activated protein kinase kinase kinase 5, whose amino-acid sequence MPWWKRSAHRPSSSSASTPASPARASTSRIPRHGGAGDLGAGPDHQPRLTRQHRLRHVDDIEVGVSALRLDDSHAAPPSSSSYPARRDAVWSGLATASSTPISRSPSNMMEAAPARSSSTPMLLPHPLPLPHQDDSPCRGPGRPLPSPRMFDGDCNGSAEFLVAAETGGERPSTFPRFMPQSVQKIHEHNDLRSAGTHGATCGQRRKTYKEKFQDGPTETLNFRLNIPAKSAPSSGFSSPVQSPRRLSNVDFSSAAISIQGSNILSAPSPWSSDQSGSSPPSTSPEKFVGGQERSPRSSPLRSPALRSRYPSAPPSPMHANFFPENHTSRSESIPNANLHPLPLPPVSMSPKQTNFSHPSVPKVETPSMAGQWQKRKLIGSGTYGCVYEATNRHTGALCAMKEVNIIPDDAKSVESLKQLEQEIKFLSQFKHENIVQYYGSETTEDRFYIYLEYVHPGSINKYISQHCGAMTESVVRNFTRHILNGLAFLHSQKIMHRDIKGANLLVDVNGVVKLADFGMAKHLSTAAPNLSLKGTPYWMAPEVVQATLVKDVGYDLAVDIWSLGCTIIEMFTGKPPWSGLEGPAAMFKVLNKDPPIPDNLSSEGKDFLKGCFKRTPSERPTASKLLEHPFIQNSNHFSQHVSVHSPAGNKSPDAGHCSREKKSWKTEPCVRGKQANTNGETSSSRCSGSLGHHRLTAPTSLDTHSLSPPPTSYKSSSGSSAHNTPNGMHFSIAYPQPSPLPRPNGKESLNMFSY is encoded by the exons ATGCCCTGGTGGAAGCGCTCCGCccaccgcccctcctcctcctccgcctccacgCCCGCGTCCCCCGCCCGCGCCTCCACCTCCCGCATCCCCCGCCACGGCGGCGCCGGCGACCTCGGCGCCGGGCCCGACCACCAGCCCCGCCTCACCAGGCAGCACCGCCTGCGCCATGTCGACGACATCGAGGTCGGGGTCTCCGCGCTCCGCCTCGACGACTCGCAcgccgccccgccctcctcctcctcctaccccGCCAGGAGGGACGCGGTCTGGTCCGGCCTCGCCACCGCCAGCTCCACGCCGATCTCGAGGTCGCCGAGTAACATGATGGAGGCGGCGCCGGCCAGGTCGTCCTCCACGCCCATGCTGCTGCCTCACCCCCTGCCGCTGCCCCACCAGGACGACTCGCCGTGCCGAGGGCCTGGGAGGCCGCTCCCCTCCCCGAGGATGTTCGACGGGGATTGCAACGGATCGGCCGAGTTCCTAGTGGCTGCAGAGACTGGAGGCGAGAGGCCGTCCACGTTTCCAAG ATTTATGCCCCAAAGTGTTCAAAAGATTCATGAGCACAATGACTTACGGTCAGCTGGCACACATGGGGCCACCTGTGGCCAACGGAGAAAGACATATAAAGAGAAGTTCCAGGATGGCCCAACTGAAACTTTGAACTTTAGGTTGAATATTCCTGCTAAAAGTGCCCCGAGCAGCGGGTTTTCAAGTCCTGTACAGAGTCCTCGAAGGTTGAGTAATGTAGACTTCTCATCTGCTGCAATATCCATCCAAGGTAGCAATATATTGTCAGCACCATCACCATGGTCTTCAGATCAATCAGGATCTTCACCCCCTTCCACCTCACCTGAAAAATTTGTGGGTGGCCAGGAGCGATCTCCTCGGTCTAGTCCTTTGAGAAGTCCTGCTCTTAGATCAAGATACCCAAGTGCACCTCCATCACCAATGCATGCAAACTTCTTCCCAGAGAACCACACTTCTCGTTCTGAGAGCATTCCGAATGCCAATCTTCACCCATTACCTCTTCCTCCTGTTTCAATGAGCCCAAAGCAAACAAATTTTAGCCACCCATCAGTTCCAAAAGTTGAAACGCCCTCAATGGCTGGTCAGTGGCAAAAAAGGAAGCTCATCGGCAGTGGCACATATGGCTGTGTATATGAAGCTACCAATAG GCACACCGGAGCTCTTTGTGCCATGAAAGAGGTTAACATAATTCCTGATGACGCAAAATCAGTTGAGTCTCTGAAGCAATTGGAACAG GAAATTAAATTCCTTAGCCAATTTAAGCATGAAAACATAGTGCAGTACTACGGCAGTGAAACT ACTGAAGATAGATTCTACATATACCTGGAATATGTTCATCCGGGTTCAATTAATAAGTACATTAGTCAACATTGTGGTGCAATGACAGAATCAGTTGTCCGCAACTTCACTCGCCATATCCTTAACGGTCTTGCTTTCCTACATAGCCAAAAAATTATGCATAG GGACATTAAAGGAGCAAATTTGCTTGTTGATGTCAATGGCGTGGTTAAATTGGCAGACTTTGGAATGGCTAAGCAT tTGAGCACTGCAGCTCCAAATCTTTCACTGAAAGGAACACCATACTGGATGGCCCCTGAG GTTGTCCAGGCTACACTTGTCAAAGATGTAGGCTACGATCTTGCCGTTGATATCTGGAGCCTCGGTTGCACAATTATTGAGATGTTCACCGGCAAGCCTCCTTGGAGTGGTCTTGAAGGG CCTGCTGCAATGTTTAAGGTGTTGAATAAAGACCCACCAATTCCAGATAATTTATCATCAGAAGGGAAGGATTTTCTGAAAGGCTGCTTCAAGAGAACCCCGTCTGAGAGACCTACAGCAAGCAAGCTGCTGGAACACCCATTCATCCAAAATTCAAATCACTTCAGCCAGCACGTTTCTGTACATTCTCCTGCAGGAAATAAATCCCCA GATGCTGGACACTGTTCAAGAGAAAAGAAGTCCTGGAAGACCGAGCCTTGTGTGAGAGGGAAACAGGCAAATACAAATGG TGAAACAAGCAGCTCTAGATGTTCTGGGTCATTGGGTCATCATCGTTTGACGGCTCCAACCTCCTTGGATACCCATAGCTTGTCCCCTCCACCGACGAGTTATAAGTCTAGTTCTGGTTCTTCAGCTCATAATACACCGAACGGCATGCATTTTTCAATCGCATACCCTCAGCCCAGTCCACTACCGAGGCCTAACGGAAAGGAATCATTAAACATGTTTTCGTATTGA